The following are encoded in a window of Kitasatospora fiedleri genomic DNA:
- a CDS encoding Gfo/Idh/MocA family protein: MSDHQTDPGATPIPIGVVGLGDIAQKAYLPVLTAQPGIDLRLMTRDRAKLDRIGDAHRLPFRTTDLGELIDSGIRAAFVHAATDQHVPIVEELLTRGVDVYVDKPLAYDLDGARRLTSLAERTGRSLMVGFNRRHAPGYLLAAERPRDLIVLQKHREGLPERARTLVYDDFIHVVDTLRFLVPGEIEHVDVRSRTRDGLVEHVVLTLAGHGFTALGLMNRVSGSTEEILEVSGADSKREVHNLAEVVDHRGQPTVRRRGDWVPVARQRGIEQIVQHFLDALRAGKTLDATDALRTHELCELIVNRIETDPS, translated from the coding sequence ATGAGCGATCACCAGACCGACCCCGGTGCGACCCCGATCCCGATCGGCGTCGTCGGACTCGGCGACATCGCGCAGAAGGCGTACCTGCCCGTCCTCACCGCCCAACCCGGCATCGACCTGCGCCTGATGACCCGCGACCGGGCCAAGCTCGACCGGATCGGCGACGCCCACCGCCTCCCGTTCCGCACCACCGACCTGGGCGAACTCATCGACTCCGGCATCCGCGCCGCCTTCGTCCACGCCGCCACCGACCAGCACGTCCCGATCGTCGAGGAACTGCTCACCCGCGGCGTCGACGTGTACGTCGACAAGCCGCTCGCCTACGACCTCGACGGCGCCCGCCGCCTGACCTCCCTCGCCGAGCGCACCGGCCGCTCCCTGATGGTCGGCTTCAACCGCCGCCACGCCCCCGGCTACCTGCTCGCCGCCGAGCGCCCGCGCGACCTGATCGTGCTCCAGAAGCACCGTGAGGGCCTCCCCGAGCGCGCCCGCACCCTGGTCTACGACGACTTCATCCACGTCGTCGACACCCTGCGCTTCCTCGTCCCCGGCGAGATCGAGCACGTGGACGTCCGCTCCCGCACCCGCGACGGCCTGGTCGAACACGTCGTCCTCACCCTCGCCGGCCACGGCTTCACCGCCCTCGGCCTCATGAACCGGGTCTCCGGCTCCACCGAGGAGATCCTCGAAGTCTCCGGCGCCGACTCCAAGCGCGAGGTCCACAACCTCGCCGAGGTCGTCGACCACCGCGGCCAGCCCACCGTCCGCCGCCGCGGCGACTGGGTCCCCGTCGCCCGCCAGCGCGGCATCGAACAGATCGTCCAGCACTTCCTCGACGCCCTCCGCGCCGGCAAGACCCTCGACGCCACCGACGCCCTGCGCACCCACGAACTCTGCGAACTCATCGTCAACCGCATCGAAACCGACCCCAGCTGA
- a CDS encoding MBL fold metallo-hydrolase, translating to MRLTKYAHACVRIDSPDGERSVLIDPGCWTEPEAFKGVRAVLYTHAHADHVDDGLLAAARAADPGLEVYTHPELAAELAGHPALAGLPPTAVRAGEGFEAGGFAVRAVGGRHAQVIDGYPDCANLGYLVEGVYHPGDALHVPHGPGEDVRALLLPASGPWLSLREAIEMVRAIRPERTFPIHDANLSAIGAENFDGWLGGEAATRYARIALGESAVLD from the coding sequence ATGCGCCTGACGAAGTACGCCCACGCCTGCGTCCGGATCGACTCGCCCGACGGGGAGCGCTCCGTCCTGATCGACCCGGGCTGCTGGACGGAGCCGGAGGCGTTCAAGGGCGTCCGGGCGGTGCTCTACACGCACGCGCACGCCGACCACGTCGACGACGGCCTGCTCGCCGCCGCCCGCGCCGCCGACCCGGGCCTGGAGGTCTACACCCACCCGGAGCTCGCGGCCGAGCTCGCCGGGCACCCCGCCCTCGCCGGCCTCCCGCCCACCGCCGTCCGGGCGGGGGAGGGCTTCGAGGCGGGCGGCTTCGCGGTGCGCGCGGTCGGCGGGCGGCACGCGCAGGTCATCGACGGGTACCCGGACTGCGCGAACCTCGGCTACCTGGTCGAGGGCGTCTACCACCCCGGCGACGCCCTGCACGTCCCGCACGGCCCGGGGGAGGACGTCCGCGCCCTGCTGCTCCCGGCGTCCGGCCCGTGGCTGAGCCTGCGGGAGGCGATCGAAATGGTGCGCGCCATCCGCCCGGAGCGCACCTTCCCGATCCACGACGCCAACCTGAGCGCGATCGGCGCCGAGAACTTCGACGGCTGGCTCGGCGGGGAGGCGGCCACCCGTTACGCCCGGATCGCGCTGGGGGAGTCCGCCGTCCTGGACTGA